TGGACATTATCGCGGCCACAGCGCTGGCGGGGGTGTACGGCGCGGGCGTGCTGCTCAGTGCGCTGAGCATCCTGACCGTGCAGGGCGGCATCGCGCTAGGCTCCTTTGCGCTGGCGAGTTCGGTGCTGGCGGACCTAGACCCGGCTTCTTTACGTGACCATCCGGTCATGCTGGCCCTGACCGGCACTGGCGGTGTGGTGTTGCTCGGTATCGCCTGGAACCTGATGCTCAGCGCGCTGGAATTTACCGATCAGCGGGTGCGGGTCGGCAGTTTCTTGCCAGCGCTGCTGCTCAGCCCACTGCTGGCCTGGGCGCTGGGCCTCATCTGGCCGGCCTGAATTAGTCGGTCTACACCAGACCTGCCGCTGCCAACTCAGCCTGCGCGGCGGCAGGCAGGTCCACCTTCCAGAAGCGGTGGACGTGGTTGACCACTGCGTAGCCCAGCTTGCGCTGCCCCTCGCTGGACAGATGGACACCGTCGGCGGACATGTCACGGCCAAAGGGAGTGCGGCTGCTTTCATCCTCGGCGTGGTGCATCTCCAGACTGTCCATCAACGGCTGCACGGCCAGCACGTCGTGGCCGAACTCGGCGGCGAGGCGGTAGATACTGGCGTTGTACGCCTCTACCGTCTGCTGAATGGTCTGGGCCTCGGCGGGAGTCAGTGCGTAGGGGGCGTCACAGTCCAGCTTGCGCCCCAACAAAAAGGCGGTCAGCGGCAACCGGCTTTCGCTGCCCTGACAGTTGGCCTCGGCTACGCCCTGCCCAAACAGCACCGGACCAGGGGTCATCAGCGGTACCTGCGTCACATCCGGCACGGTAAGCAGCAAGGTCCGCGCCCCGGCGGGCTTCAGCCGGGACAGAATCTCACGGTAGTGCCGCTCAAATTCCTCCGGGGACGTCACCCGCCCCGGATCACCTTCAGTCACAGCAGTCAGGGCATCATTCGATCCGATCCACAGCGTCAGATAGTCGGGGTTGGATTTCAGGGCGGCTTCCACCTGGGTCAGCTGTGGCCCCAGAATCAGGCCATACAGCCGCCGGGTCAGGTCGTCGTCGCTGTCTGCGCCGCGCTTGGTATAGAGGTCCTCAGCCCGCGCGCCAGGCACCGCAAAGTTGGAGCCGCGCACGCCCGGCAGCACCCGGCGGCAGGACGCTTCGGCCAGGCCGCCGCCCATCGGGACCGGGCAGCCCAGCTGCGTGGCCGGAATACCGAAGGGAATATCGGTCAGCCGCGCCACCACCGCCGGGAAAGCACTGTACTGCTCTGGGGCGGTCAGGCCTGCTGACTGCATTCCCGCGGTGAGCGAGTCACCCAGGGCGACGTAAGCCATCACCGCGCCGGGTTGAACGTCGGCAGCGTGCGGCTGCACCGGCAACCGGGGGAGGGTCTGTGGCGTGACCAGCGTATTCCAGTCCAGCACTTCGGCTTCAGCAACTTCAGCCGCGGCAGAGGCGGCCGGGTCCGCCGCGTCAGCCGTAGTGGCAATGGCCACCGGCTGCGGCGTTCCCACGTCCTGCGCCACACAGGCCGCCGACAGGGAAGCCAGCAGCAGAACCGTTCCCAGGAGTTGTTGGCGGTGACGCTGGCGTTGCATACGGGCCAGCATAGCGGCCCTGTTTCAGAACAACGTGGCCTACGTCTGAGAAGGATTGCGGTCGAATCGCTCCGACCAGAGCCCTTCAACCAGGGCGACCAGTCCATGGGGCAGGCTTGAGAAGCCTGGGCCGCCCTACTCTGCCAGGCTGGTCATCACTTGCCGCGCGGCGGTGCGTCCGGCGTTCACACAGTCGGGCAAACCGACCCCAGTAAAACTGGCTCCGGCGACCTGCACGGTGCCCGGCAGAGCCGCGCGAATGGCGGCCAAGTGGTGACGGTGTCCCACTACGTAAGCCGGATTCTTGCCGCGCCAATCGGCAAAGGCGTGGAACAGCGGTTCACCCTCTGCCCCGAACAGCTCCCGGACATACCCTTCGGCCAGTCGGCGGGCCTCGCCGGGTTCGGTATTCTTGAAAAACACCCGCAGCAGGACGTGGTCCTCCGGCGCGCGGCCATGCATCTTGCCGGAATGCACCGTGATGGCCGTCATGGCAATGCCCTCGGACCAGTCCACTTGCAGGCCGTGCATGTCCATGTCAAAGGCGAACTGCTCGCGGCGGTAGGCCAGAATCACGGCCACCGACGAGTTGGTCTTGAGCTGCCCGACGAGCGCCGCAGCTTCCGGGAAGTCACCGGCCAGCAGCGGCGCGGTGAACCAGGCGGGGGTGGTCATGATCACGCCGCGCCCAGCGATATGCTCACCAGAGGCCAGGGTCACGCCGTCCCGGTGAACCTGGCGAACCGCGCTGTTCAGCCGGACTTCTTCCGTCAGCGCGCGGCCCACTGCCCCAGCCAACTCACCCATGCCACCTCTGAACGAGCCGAAAATCGGTCCGGTGCGCGGCGGCAAAGCCCGGTGCGCGGCGATGAGGCTGCCGTATTTCTGTTCCATCGCCAGAAACTGCGGAAAAGCCATCTGCATGCTCAGTTCATGCGGGTTGGCGACATAGATGCCCGCCGCCATCGGCACGATAAAGTTCATGGCTTCCTCGCCAAAACGCCGGGTGACGAACGACGCCAGCGACTCGTCCTCGTCGGCGTTTTCGCGGGGCGGCACGTTGACCTCGCCCAGCATTCGCTCGGTGCCTTCGGGTGACAGCACCCCGCTGCGGCGAAAGGCTTGCTCGTCCAGCGGCACGAACATCCGCAGATGTTCCGGGAAAGGCAGCAGCCGGCCCCCTTTCAGGAAATACAGCCGCTTGGTGTCCTCGCGGGGGTGAATCAGCTCGCTTTCCAGGCCCACCTCGCGCGCCAATTCCAGCGCCCAGGGCTTGCCCAGGATAAAAGCGTCGGCGGCCTTTTCCACCAGAAAATCCCCGGCACCTGGCAGGCTGTGCCACTCGGTCTGCACCTTGCCACCGAGGTAGTCCCCGGCTTCCAGCAGCACATACGGCAAGCCGAGCTGCTGCAGTTCCCAGGCGGCGCTTAGGCCCGTCAGACCGCCCCCCACCACAATCACCGGCTGATCAGTCGTGGCCGCGCCTCGGCGGTCCCCACCCTGGGTCAACCCAACCTGCGGCGCCGCACTTAAGGACTCGGATATGTCAGTCATTCCATCTCCTGGACCAAGGGCGGACGGTGATGAGCTCCACCATCCGCCCGCAGCCATCTAGAGTTCCTGTGCTTTGTTATGTACCACGCTTGCCACCGTGCCGATAAACAGCGGATCGGTGTTCAGCGCGGGCGGGCGCACCAGGCGCATGCCCAATTCTTGGGCCACCTTCTGCGCCTCAATGTCGATGTCGAAGAGAATTTCCACATGGTCCGACACGAAGCCGATGGCGATGCTGACCACCTTATCGATGCCGCGTTCGGCGTGCAGCTGCGGTAGCCAGTCTTCGAGCTGTGGCCCCAACCAGGGCTCCGGGCTGCGGCCTTCGGACTGGTAGCACCAACTCCACTGCTCCTCGCTCAGCCCCGCCTGCGCCGCGATCAAGCGGGCCGATTCCATCAGCTGATCGGCGTAGGGGTCGCCCTCGCGGATCACCCGCACCGGCAGGCTGTGGGCGCTGAGGACCACGTGAACGTCGCCGCGCTGGTCTTCGGGAAACTCCGCCAACCCCATCCGCACCCGGTCGGCCATCGCGGTAATGTAGCCGGGTTCGGTGTGGTACTGGTTCACGAAGGCGAATTCAATCTGGCCGTGGAACATCTCCAGCGCCGCCTTGATCTTTTTCTGGTACTTCTCCACACTCAGCTTGGAGTACTGAGGGGCCAGCACAATCGCCACCGCCCGCCGGATGCCGTCGTCCAGCATGTCGCGCACGGCATCTTCGATCCAGGGCGACCAATGGCGCATCCCGATGTAGGCCCGGTAGTCGCCCACCTCGTCCAGCTTGGCCATCGTGGCTTCGACCTGGGCGCGGGTGAACTCCGGCAGCGGACTCTTGCCGCCGATCGCCTCGTAGTTGCCGCTGATTTCTTCCAGCACCTCGGCGTAGGTGGGCCGTCCCGAGCGGATGTCGGCCAGGTAACCGGGCATTTCCTCGAGGGTTTCGGGGCCGCCGTAGGCCATGAACAGCACGCCGATGGTCCCGTCCGTCACGGCCTTGCCTGGGTTGATCCGGGTGCTGGGGA
This sequence is a window from Deinococcus radiophilus. Protein-coding genes within it:
- a CDS encoding SGNH/GDSL hydrolase family protein, with amino-acid sequence MQRQRHRQQLLGTVLLLASLSAACVAQDVGTPQPVAIATTADAADPAASAAAEVAEAEVLDWNTLVTPQTLPRLPVQPHAADVQPGAVMAYVALGDSLTAGMQSAGLTAPEQYSAFPAVVARLTDIPFGIPATQLGCPVPMGGGLAEASCRRVLPGVRGSNFAVPGARAEDLYTKRGADSDDDLTRRLYGLILGPQLTQVEAALKSNPDYLTLWIGSNDALTAVTEGDPGRVTSPEEFERHYREILSRLKPAGARTLLLTVPDVTQVPLMTPGPVLFGQGVAEANCQGSESRLPLTAFLLGRKLDCDAPYALTPAEAQTIQQTVEAYNASIYRLAAEFGHDVLAVQPLMDSLEMHHAEDESSRTPFGRDMSADGVHLSSEGQRKLGYAVVNHVHRFWKVDLPAAAQAELAAAGLV
- the hemG gene encoding protoporphyrinogen oxidase, yielding MTDISESLSAAPQVGLTQGGDRRGAATTDQPVIVVGGGLTGLSAAWELQQLGLPYVLLEAGDYLGGKVQTEWHSLPGAGDFLVEKAADAFILGKPWALELAREVGLESELIHPREDTKRLYFLKGGRLLPFPEHLRMFVPLDEQAFRRSGVLSPEGTERMLGEVNVPPRENADEDESLASFVTRRFGEEAMNFIVPMAAGIYVANPHELSMQMAFPQFLAMEQKYGSLIAAHRALPPRTGPIFGSFRGGMGELAGAVGRALTEEVRLNSAVRQVHRDGVTLASGEHIAGRGVIMTTPAWFTAPLLAGDFPEAAALVGQLKTNSSVAVILAYRREQFAFDMDMHGLQVDWSEGIAMTAITVHSGKMHGRAPEDHVLLRVFFKNTEPGEARRLAEGYVRELFGAEGEPLFHAFADWRGKNPAYVVGHRHHLAAIRAALPGTVQVAGASFTGVGLPDCVNAGRTAARQVMTSLAE
- the hemH gene encoding ferrochelatase, which encodes MTKAETPATETAVNPYPPVRIVNDSYAPSIPSTRINPGKAVTDGTIGVLFMAYGGPETLEEMPGYLADIRSGRPTYAEVLEEISGNYEAIGGKSPLPEFTRAQVEATMAKLDEVGDYRAYIGMRHWSPWIEDAVRDMLDDGIRRAVAIVLAPQYSKLSVEKYQKKIKAALEMFHGQIEFAFVNQYHTEPGYITAMADRVRMGLAEFPEDQRGDVHVVLSAHSLPVRVIREGDPYADQLMESARLIAAQAGLSEEQWSWCYQSEGRSPEPWLGPQLEDWLPQLHAERGIDKVVSIAIGFVSDHVEILFDIDIEAQKVAQELGMRLVRPPALNTDPLFIGTVASVVHNKAQEL